In Candidatus Eisenbacteria bacterium, a single genomic region encodes these proteins:
- a CDS encoding ABC transporter ATP-binding protein translates to MIQIRDLQRVYQVGTEEVRALNGVDLDIAENEYVAIMGPSGSGKSTLMNILGCLDTPTHGTYRLKDHEIASMSDDELARIRNQEIGFVFQTFNLLARADALHNVELPLVYAGMRHEDRRKRAKEALTRVGLADRMKHRPNELSGGQRQRVAIARALVNRPSIILADEPTGNLDSATGEEIMAAFAEIWREGNTVILVTHEADVAAHANRVVRMRDGKIESDVRDDSKRAGMPRAASAS, encoded by the coding sequence CGGGTGTACCAGGTCGGGACCGAAGAGGTGCGGGCGCTCAACGGCGTCGACCTCGACATCGCCGAGAACGAGTACGTGGCGATCATGGGGCCCTCGGGCTCCGGCAAGTCCACGCTCATGAACATCCTCGGCTGCCTCGACACGCCGACCCATGGAACCTATCGACTCAAGGACCACGAAATCGCGAGCATGAGCGACGACGAACTCGCCCGCATCCGGAATCAGGAGATCGGGTTTGTTTTCCAGACCTTCAATCTTCTGGCCCGCGCCGATGCGCTGCACAACGTCGAACTGCCGCTGGTTTACGCGGGCATGCGTCACGAGGACCGACGCAAGCGTGCCAAGGAAGCGCTCACCCGAGTCGGGCTCGCGGATCGCATGAAGCATCGCCCGAACGAACTGTCGGGCGGGCAGCGGCAGCGCGTCGCGATCGCGCGCGCGCTGGTCAATCGTCCCAGCATCATTCTGGCCGACGAACCGACCGGCAATCTCGACAGCGCGACCGGCGAAGAGATCATGGCCGCGTTTGCCGAGATCTGGCGCGAAGGCAACACCGTGATCCTCGTCACGCACGAAGCCGACGTCGCGGCGCATGCGAATCGCGTGGTGCGCATGCGGGACGGCAAAATCGAGAGCGACGTCCGCGACGACTCGAAGCGGGCCGGGATGCCGCGGGCGGCTTCCGCGTCATGA